The Amycolatopsis nigrescens CSC17Ta-90 genomic interval GGTTAGTGCAGGTCACGAGGGGCGTCGGCCCGTCTTGGACTCGTACGCGCGGTTGTCGCGTAACCAGGCGGGCAAGTTGGAGAAGTGCGAGACCCAGCATGCCGACAACGTGGAGGTGATCGAGGAACTGGGCGGCGTGCTCGGGGAGAAGATCTCCGATCCGAAGCTGTCGGCATGGAATCCGAAGGTTCACCGCCCGGGGTGGGAGTACCAGATGATGCGGGTTGCCTCCCGGGCGTGTGACGGGG includes:
- a CDS encoding recombinase family protein yields the protein MGASHKVSAGHEGRRPVLDSYARLSRNQAGKLEKCETQHADNVEVIEELGGVLGEKISDPKLSAWNPKVHRPGWEYQMMRVASRACDGVVLWNTDRGWRQCSDLEDMFKLIEDFDSFTLGSSHGSYNLADYNDRHQLRQEVAHNQRNSDEA